Proteins encoded together in one uncultured Sphaerochaeta sp. window:
- a CDS encoding arylsulfatase, whose protein sequence is MEQRKPNIVYILADDLGYGDVSSLNPGCPFATTHFDRLSNEGVKCTDAHATSAVCTPSRYSIITGRYNWRSELKSSVLGGFSPPLIDTKRKTIAQMLKGRGYSTHAVGKWHLGMDLPKQDDFIEQPDFADSHTIDYSKPIKEGPVSVGFDTFYGISGSLDMPPYVYIKDERFTSIPTKVTKGEGMGYWREGLTADDFIHEEVLDHLTDKAVEVIQKESDHPFFLYFSLPAPHTPILPAKEFRGKSKTNDYGDFVLHCDSVVGRILSALDEAGLREDTLVVFTSDNGCSPSADFPALEKAGHNPSYHFRGMKADIYEGGHRVPLLMRWPKVIEPGSTCDQIVSLCDLYATMAEYLGVDLAAEEAVDSYSMLSSFKSPSEPTRPSLVHQSIDGSLSLRRGPWKLEMCKGSGGWSFPVPGSKDEEQLPSLQLYNLEEDIREQENVASRFPEIVHALKAELRAIVEQGRSTSGPIQANDGVAIWETVSWLQD, encoded by the coding sequence ATGGAGCAGAGGAAACCGAACATCGTGTACATACTTGCTGATGACCTCGGGTACGGGGATGTCTCGTCCCTTAACCCAGGTTGTCCCTTTGCCACCACCCACTTCGACCGTCTGTCAAACGAAGGTGTGAAATGCACCGACGCCCATGCTACCAGTGCAGTGTGTACTCCAAGTCGCTACAGCATCATCACCGGTAGATACAACTGGAGAAGTGAACTCAAGAGCTCAGTACTTGGAGGGTTCTCTCCACCCCTTATTGATACAAAGAGAAAGACCATTGCCCAGATGCTCAAAGGGAGGGGATATTCCACCCATGCAGTAGGCAAGTGGCACTTGGGAATGGATCTTCCCAAACAAGATGACTTCATTGAACAACCAGATTTTGCAGACAGCCATACCATAGACTACAGCAAGCCGATCAAGGAAGGTCCTGTTTCTGTAGGGTTTGACACATTTTATGGCATCAGCGGATCGCTGGATATGCCTCCCTATGTCTACATCAAGGATGAACGCTTTACCTCCATTCCCACCAAGGTTACCAAGGGGGAAGGGATGGGGTACTGGAGAGAAGGGCTTACCGCCGACGATTTTATCCATGAAGAGGTGCTGGACCATCTCACAGACAAGGCCGTGGAAGTAATTCAAAAAGAGAGTGACCATCCCTTCTTTCTGTATTTCTCACTTCCAGCTCCTCATACCCCCATCCTTCCTGCCAAGGAGTTTCGGGGAAAGTCCAAAACCAATGACTACGGGGATTTTGTCCTCCACTGTGATAGTGTTGTTGGGCGAATCCTCTCCGCGTTGGATGAGGCGGGATTGAGGGAAGATACCTTGGTGGTTTTCACCAGTGACAACGGCTGTTCTCCATCGGCCGACTTTCCTGCCTTGGAAAAGGCAGGGCATAACCCGAGTTACCATTTCAGGGGAATGAAGGCTGACATCTATGAAGGTGGACATCGGGTTCCTTTGCTTATGCGATGGCCAAAGGTGATTGAACCGGGTTCCACATGTGACCAGATTGTCTCACTCTGTGACCTGTATGCCACCATGGCTGAGTATCTGGGAGTGGATCTGGCAGCAGAGGAGGCTGTAGACAGCTACAGCATGCTTTCCTCGTTCAAATCTCCCTCAGAGCCGACTCGTCCATCTCTCGTGCATCAGAGCATCGATGGCTCACTCTCTTTGCGTCGAGGGCCTTGGAAGCTGGAGATGTGCAAGGGTAGTGGGGGATGGTCCTTCCCCGTCCCTGGAAGCAAAGATGAAGAACAGCTTCCCTCTTTGCAGCTGTACAATTTGGAAGAAGATATCAGGGAACAAGAGAATGTTGCCTCAAGATTTCCAGAGATAGTACATGCATTGAAAGCAGAGTTACGTGCAATTGTGGAGCAAGGACGGAGTACCTCTGGGCCGATACAGGCCAACGATGGGGTAGCAATCTGGGAGACAGTTTCCTGGTTGCAAGACTAA